ACTTTTTCCATAACTTCGTTTTGTCCACGCCGAGAATACTCAGTTCCAAAAGCCGCAACTGACGTGAAGCCGCCGGACGTTAGCAGCAATTTATGAAAAACGGAACCTCAACAATATTACTTCTACTTTTTATGTTCTTCATTTCCTGTGAAAATAAAAAAGATGTCATTGAGATATATTTGACTAAGAACAAAGTTGAAAGTTATGATGGAGTTCCTTTACGAACTGCAATAAAAGATACAGCCATTATAAAACAGGTCTTAGAAAGTTATAAAGAAGAAATAAGAATTGATACGATAAATGACAAACCAATCTATATGGGACATTTTTTGGTTGGAGCAAAAGATTTGGAAGAAAAACCATTTATAAATGATTCCGAAATACTTGGCCTCGATTTCAAAAATTCTCAAATATACTTTAGCGAAACTGTTTCTAAAAAAATATACAATGCCATACCGCAATGGAGGAAAACTAATTATTTCGGAAAACAATTTGCTTTATGTCATAACGGAAAGATTGTTTTAAGTGGCTATTTATTTGGCTCAATGTCATCTTACTGGTCAAATACTTACCAAATACGTTATCATAACTTTCCTGCTGTAAAGAGAAAAAATGGTATAAAAGCGGTTGCTTTTACGATCACAGATAGTTTGAATTTCGAGAACAATAATTTGAAAAAAAATATTGAATTTTACAATACATTCAAAAATAGACTGATTGATTAAACTGCTGCTAACAGCGGTTTCACGCAATTGCTATTTACCGTGTAAAATGAACTTCTTTTTTCCATAACTTCGTTCTGTCCAGCCGAGAATGCTCAACTTCGAAAGCCGCAACTGACGTGAAGCCGCCGGACGTTACCTGAAAGCGCACCTGTGACACACTTAAAAATAATGAATTATGCAATTAATATTAAGCTCATCATTTATTACAACTTTACTTCTTGTTCCCTATTTCTTAGTGACACTCTTGTACTCAAGGAATATTAATTTTGCCATTAATAAGACCCTGAAGTTTTTAAAATTTATTATTCCTGGTTTACTGGTTATTTGCTTATTAATATTGGCTATAACAAGATTAGGCGATTTTATTGGAATAAGTTATGATGATAAAATTGTAGATGAAGTTGGGGTGTTAATTTATTTCATAATCTTAACATTCCTGCCAGTACTCGTAAATTTCGTAAAACATAGGAGAGCAAAATTTAGTAATGAGAAAAAATCAAGCGCCATCAGGTAACATCGGTTTCACGCAATTGCTACTTTTCGTGTAAAATGTAACTGCTTTTTCCATAACTTCGTTCTGTCCACGCCGAGAGTACTCAGTTCCAAAAGCCGCAACTGACGTGAAGCCGCCGGACGTTGTGCGTCATGCTAAACCACCTCACCTTAAATACCAAAAAATGATAAAGATTCCATTAAATAGAGCAATCGAATTATTACAACAAAGGCTTACAGAAGTTGATAATCCTCATGTTGATTTAAAAGCTTTACAAAGTAGAATAATGCAAGATATCGAGCGAATTTTTGGAAGAGGAACTACTCAATCTCTATCTGCAATTTCTCTTGAAACTTTGCATTTCGATAAGCCTGAAAAACTTGAGAAATGTAAAACAAATTTTAGACAAACTATTCAAGGCTGGATAGAATACATTAAAGATTTTAACTTAATTGAACAAGAACAAGTCGAAATAAGCGAACAACAATACAAAGAGAAATATTCCGACTTACTAACAAGATGGAATGATTTAGTTCCTGAATACAATGAGCTATTAAAAAACTATGAAAACATAATTAATAAATACGATGAGTCATTATCTGAAATCAAAATTCTCCAAGAAAAACTAACTGAAAAACAATACATTCCGGAAATGATAAAAATTTTGTTTTTAGGAGCAAGCCCAATTGACGAAGTAAGACTTAGAGTTGATGAAGAATTAAGAGACATAGAACATGGTCTTAAGTTGGCTACGCTAAGAGAACAATTCGAGCTAAAGTCACAATGGGCAATAACTACTAAGACGCTACAGCAAGCGATGTTAGATGAGGCGCCAACAATTGTTCATTTTTCGGGTCACGGAAGTACTTCAGGAATTGCAGTTGAAGATAGTTTAGGTAATGCTAAGCTAATTGAAAATGATGCTTTGGGAAGTCTATTTGAACTATTCTCAGACAAAATTGAATGTGTTGTATTGAATTCTTGTCATTCAGAATCGCAAGCTAAAGAAATTGCAAAACATATTCCTTATGTAATAGGAATGAAAAGTTCTGTAAATGACAAAGCTGCAATTGCATTTGCTGTTGGATTTTACACAGCATTAGGTGCTGGGAAAGACATTCCGTTTGCTTTCAAAATGGGAACAGTAGCTGTGAAATTAGAAGGAATATCAGGAAGTGATTTACCAATTTTGCTTGGATAGTAAAGCACGAACGCACAACAGCGGTTTCACGCAATTGCTGCTTCCTTTGTAAAATGAACCACCTTTTTCCATAACTTCGTTCTGTCCAGCCGAGAATACTCAGCTTCGAAAGCCGCAACTGACGTGAAGCCGCCGGACGTTACCTGCAATTTACGATCGGTGCGTACTGAAAACTTTTTAGCACACCTTAAAAAAAAATATTATATTTAAATTTTTTAATCTTTAAACATATAAAAATGAAACAATTATCAAAGATCAATGAAGGTTTAAAACTCGAGAGCGAGAAATTAGAAAAAATTTCTATTGAAGAAATCTCTTTAGATACTTACACAATATATTTGTGTAATATGTGTAACTGGCAAGCAACAAAACTAAAAAATTCGGCAGGACAAGTAGTTCCGATTTATCCTACAATTTCAAAAACTTGTAATAGCCAAGATAGTCAAACGTGCATTAATCAAGGAGCGTATTTACCAATACTTAATTGTGGATGTAGTGACACATCATTTACTATTCAGTTATATCTTGTACACCCAAGAGGATACGGCGGTTGGACAAATCCAATTAATATCGTTCCTGATTGTGGACATGCTGGAGAAATAATCCCAATGAACATTCCTGATCCTGCATAAAATTTCTTTCAAATTTCAAATTTTAAAATATTTAGTCATGAAAACATATGTCTTGTACGAAACAATAAACTGCAGGTAACAGCGGTTTCACGCAATTGCTACTTCTCTTGTAAAATGAAACATCTTTTTCCATAACTTCGTTCTGTTCTGCCGAGAATACTCAGCTTCGAAAGCCGCAACTGACGTGAAGCCGCCGGACGTTACCTGCAAGTTTTGACCAAAAATGACGTTACATCTCTTATGAAACAACAATATTATCGAAATTCAGCAATTTCATTCTTATTAATCATTTTTTGGATTTTGTTCGGTATGTTCGATTCTTATGACAGCCAAAGCACCAATTTCAGTAGTTTTTCACTTTATTTTTACTTTGGTGGGAGTTTGATTTTGTCTATTGCTATTGGATTTTTGGTTCTGGTCGCAAGACTAGTTTTCTCTAAAAAAATCAAACTTCAAAATACTTTTCTTTATACTTTCTTAGCATTCATAAATTTGACACTTTCTCTAATATGGCTGACTACGTTGGCAATGCGCATTTTGTCCTTTGAATATAAATTAACTGAATATGCTATCGTTTGCTGCTTACTGTCAATTGTTATGATCGCTGATTTACATTTCCCTAAGAAGATTGTCCCAAAAGAAATTAATTAAACCTGCAGGTAACAGCGGTTTCACGCAATTGCTACTTCTCTTGTAAAATGAACCGCCTTTTTCCATAACTTCTTCCGGTCCAGCCGAGAGTACTCAGTTCCATAAGCCGCAACTGACGTGAAGCCGCCGGACGTTACCGGCAATCTCTAAAAAAACCACCCTCATGAGGAACTTTCTTATCAGCTTTTGTTTCTTTACTTTGATTTCTTGCGGCATCGGTGATTCGCTTAAAAAGCGAGATGAAATAGAAGCCGACTTGCAGAAACGCTTTAATACGCAAGACATTGGGGTTACTGTTTCTTGGGGTACAGAGACCGAACAGAATTATGTGAATGTTGATTTTACTAATTATAATCTTAATTCTAGAAATCATAATTATTTAGATTCACTGTCAAAAACCGTTTTCAAAAGAATACGTGAAAAATTCCCAGAAATTCGTAACAGGAAGAAGATTGTTGTCCGGTTTACTGCTGAACAAAATGCTGATTCCGCAAAATCCGTAATATCGTTTCAAAATTGAGACTGCCGGTAACAGCGGTTTCACGCAATTGCTGCTTCCCTTGTAAAATGAACCACCTTTTTCCATAACTTCGTTTTGTCCACGCCGAGAGTACTCAGTTCCAAATGCCGCAACTGACGTGAAGCCGCCGGACGTTAGCAGCAACATTATAACGCCCTCATGAAAAAACACCTTATATTACTATTTATTTTTACTGCCATTGCATGTAAACAAATGCAGCAGAAGATTTCTGTAGCCAAACAAGCTGAATTTGTCTTAAATCTCGACAGTATTGAAAAAGCTAATTCGAAGCAAATGGAGATAGCCGGGAGTAATTTAAATAAATTAACCGTTTCTCGAATAGATAGCACAATATGGATGAATTCTACTATGCCTATTAACAATAGGCACAGGATATTTGGATATGACAAACCAAACAAAAAATCTGAAAAATTACTCTTAATTTCGATTTTCACTTCGGATGTAGAAAGAAACCCTTTTGGATTTGCATTTGGGGCGTTTTATTTTACAGATTTTAACCATTACATGAAATATTTGAAATCAGAAGAAGATTTCATTCTTGCAAATTATATAGAATACGGAAAGTTAAAAGGTAAAATTTACATTCCTAAAGAAAATGTCGAGTTTAAATATTAAATGCTGCTGCTAACAGCGGTTTCACGCAATTGCTACTCACTTTGTAAAATGAAACATCTTTTTCCATAACTTCGTTTTGTCCACGCCGAGAATACTCAGTTCCAAATGCCGCAACTGACGTGAAGCCGCCGGACGTTAGCAGCAACCGCGGCGCGGCTGACTAAACATCACGTAAACCAAATCAGACTCAATAAATTTTTTGAGTATAAATTGTTGAAAAGTCTTACTTGTAATGAGTAAGAAATAAATACTTCAAAAAAATAAAAAAGCTAACTTGCAAAAGGATTTTTAGAAAAAATTCTGTGAAATCAATTTGTAAAATATCACATAACCCTATATAACATGGCAAAGAAAACAATATTTGTAGACGACGATAACAATGAAATGGAAGTGTTTGTAAATCAAAACGGCAAACTTTTTATCCAAGTTGGACAACTAAAAGAAGAACATTACAGTGGGTTTATTACTTTGGATAAAACCGATGTTGAAGAACTTATAAATATGTTGACAGAACTAAAAGAAGAAGTTGAAGACTAAATTGCGGCAGCTGCTAACAGCGGTTTCACGCAATTGCTACTTTTCGTGTACAGTGAACTTCTTTTTTCCATAACTTCGTTCTGTCCAGCCGAGAATACTCAGTTCCAAAAGCCGCAACTGACGTGAAGCCGCCGGACGTTATAAGCCATTTCTGAAGAACGTACTGAAACCAAATAACGAATCATATGAAAATAAAATTATTTTGGATCACTATAATCAAAATTCTTGGACTTCTGCTGTTTTTTGAATTTCTCGAAATTCTTTCACAATTAATTACTTCTTTGATTTATGTTTTCGTCCCAGACATTGAACAAAATATAGTTTGGGCAAGTTCATTGGTTTCTATTTTTATAATTCTATTCTATCTTATAATAATCTATCTGTTAGTTTTCAAATCATCATGGATTGTCGACAAACTAAAATTAGTTCGAGATTCTGAAATTGAAATAATCAATATTGGTCTAAAAATTTCTTCAATTCTTGTAATAGCTATTATAATAGTTGGAGGAGTTATTTTTATCAATAGTTTCGCACTTTTATCTAAAAATTTATATGATTATTTTCAGCAACAAAAAGCAAATAATTATAGCCCCACAATAGGTTGGATAATATTCAATTCTATTAAAACTTTACTAGGATATTTGTTAATGACAAACAGTAAAATTGTGGCTAACTATATTGGTAAGCAAAGTCAAATTGAATAGAAACGGCATATAACAGCGGTTTCACGCAATTGCTGCTTCTGTTGTAAAATGAACCACCTTTTTCCATAACTTCGTTTTGTCCTGCCGAGAATACTCAGTTCCAAAAGCCGCAACTGACGTGAAGCCGCCGGACGTTATGGGCAATTTCAAACCAAAATGAACGCATCAACACTCAACAAATTTCTAAAAGATAAATCTAAAGTTTCGCTATTAAAAGCTGAGATCGATGCTGAAGTTTCAGAATATAAAAAACTCATGGAAAAAATCGGCTCATCAATAAGCATATATTTTCATGAAGATGAATCAACTTTTTTAAATACTTATGGCTTATTGAATTTGATTAATCAAACGATAAATGGTTATTTAAAGGACCCCGAATTAAATTACATATGTGATTGTTTGACTTTAGCAGAAAATGTTGAGTTTGAAAATGAAAAAATAAAAGAAATAGTTTTCGAAATTGCAGACCAAGAAATATGGGGCAACTATAAATCTGTTGATGAATTAAAAGCAATAACCAAGATTCTTCAAAAATGATAATATGAGAAACTGCCCATAACAGCGGTTTCACGCAATTGCTGCTTCCCTTGTAAAATGTAATACCTTTTTCCATAACTTCGTCTTGTCCAGCCGAGAGTACTCAGTTTCAAAATCCGCAACTGACGTGAAGCCGCCGGACGTTAGCTGTAATATCGTTGCCAATTGGGAGAATTCAATAACCTATGTAAGAAATGAAAATTATAAAATTCCTATTAATCTTTGGTTGTATCATATTCATATTTTTTTTGTTCTTCGGTTATGACAAAAATTATGGATTCTACTTTAAAGAAGACTTACATATTGAAGAAAAAGTTTCATCAATTTCGTATATGGAGGATAACTACGAAATTTCTATAAAAGATCATGGGATAGGAATTAGTGGCAATAACTACTCAATAATTTTTAGTGGCTCAATTTTAAATAAATCACCTCATACCTTAGAATCAATAATCGTAATTCCTAGACTGAATGTTGAATTAGAAGGAAAGAATGTTGAAGTAGATTTGAGTAATTTTGCTGTTATGAGTCCAGGTCAAAAATTGTCGCCACAAGAAAATCTAAAGTTTACAAAAGTACTAGATTTTAAAAACTTCAATTTAGATTATTTAAATTATAAAGCAACAAAGGCTACATTTAGTATAACTTTCGAGGGAAGTAATTCCTTGGATTATAAAATTTCTGATCATGCAAATGTTTACTGGTGGGGCACAGATTCGGATATAACGCTTGAATGGAATATGATCTCCAAATAGATACTACAGCTAACAGCGGTTTCACGCAATTGCTGCGTCTCTTGAAAAATGTAACACCTTTTTCCATAACTTCGTTCTGTCCAGCCGAGAGTACTCAGTTCCAAAAGCCGCAACTGACGTGAAGCCGCCGGACGTTAGCTGTAATTTTTTGACGATCGGGAGTATTCATGAACTTAACATACGAATCGAGATTAATTTTTTCGTATTATGAAATTGTAAAAAAAACGAAATGATGCTTGAAGATAAAATTATTGGGTTTTGTAAGTTTATTTCGAAGGTTATTTTAGTCGCTTTCACATTGTTTATTTCTTATCTGTACTTTATTGCTTTGTCTGAAAAAATCGAACGACCAAACTTTAAAAACTTGTCAAATACCGAATTTGTAATTTTCGGGTTTATAATACTTACTCTTATTTTTTGGAATCTTGTAGTTTTCGGAATCTTAAATAGCAATAAAAAAAACAAAATAACTCTTAATGGACCGATAGCAAAAAACAAAAACTACAGCTAACAGCGGTTTCACGCAATTGCTGCTTCTCTTGTAAAATGAACTTCTTTTTTCCATAACTTCGTTTTGTCCAGCCGAGAGTACTCAGTTCCAAATGCCGCAACTGACGTGAAGCCGCCGGACGTTAGCAGCAATTGTAAAACGAACGCCATGAATAAACTGACAATAATGCTCTTTTTTATCTTACTAACGCAAATGAATTTTGCGCAGCCGGGCTCATTGATAACCAAAAATATTTCAACTGAATCTCAAATCACTGTCAAACAAATTGGAAATAGAGGATTATTAAAAAATGGGAATGTTTATTTTGTAGAAGATGATTTACAAACTATATCGGGTTATAATAAAAATAAAAAAATTTGGCAAGTGAATATTATAAAGATTTTAGGCAAACCAAAAGCTGGAAGATCTGCTATTCATTACATAAAACTAAGTGATAAAAGCTTACATATAACTTACGGAAAGCATAATTTTGCTGTGTTAAATATAGAAAACGGAGAAATAATTTCACATGGAGCAGAATAACAACAACTGCTGCTAACAGCGGTTTCACGCAATTGCTGCTTCCTTTGTAAAATGAACCATCTTTTTCCATAACTTCGTTTTGTCCACGCCGAGAATACTCAGTTCCAAAAGCCGCAACTGACGTGAAGCCGCCGGACGTTATCTACAAGCACCCAAAAATTGCGCATAAAGCGTGCTAATTAAATATGTAAAGATGATTTTAACTGAGTTCATTGAAAACATTCATAATGTAAATAATGACTATTCATTACTATTTGCAAAGAGAATTAATGGCCAATTCTTACATAATTCTGAAATAGCAATTCTAGACATTTCGGACGAAGAAAATAACGTTATGGCAAATCGAATTGAAGCTTTAAAATCTTTGGGCTTTGATTATTTCCTGGAAACCTTTTTAATAAAAGAAATGCTTGAAGATTTATCAGAAAATTTCAGTAACGCAGATCAAATTATAAATCATATCATTTCTTACGCTGAAAATGACGCATAAAGTTCAAGTGCCTGTAGATAACAGCGGTTTCACGCAATTGCTACTTTTCGTGTAAAATGAACTTCTTTTTTCCATAACTTCGTTATGTCCAGCCGAGAATACTCAGTTCCAAAAGCCGCAACTGACGTGAAGCCGCCGGACGTTATGCGATACCGCGGCGTGTGTTCCAAAATTGACGAAAAATGAAAATTAGATATTTTATACTATTTTTTTTAATACTGATATCGGTTGGAATTTATGTTGCTTTTTTCTATGAAAAACATCTTGATGAAAAAGTATATAAAAATGGTGATATAACTTTAAAGGTCTATAAAATAAGTAGAATTTCAACAGTACATGATTATATAGATCTTGAAAGATGGGGTTATTGCAAAAATATTTACGAGGCAAATACTGGAGGAATATACAATATCATCCTTAAAAAAGATATGGTCATTATTCAAACGTATAAAGCTGGTATTTACGAACTGGCTGCAAAAACTCTTGAAACTGAAATAAAAATAGATTCTTCTATAACCACTTATCGATACATGAAAAAATTTCAACCTCAAAACGCAAAATATTATAAGCAATAATTATTTTCGGCATCGCATAACAGCGGTTTCACGCAATTGCTCCTTCCCTTGTATAATTAACTTCTTTTTTCCATAACTTCGTTCTGTCCAACCGAGAGTACTCAGTTCCAAAAGCCGCAACTGACGTGAAGCCGCCGGACGTTGTGTGCTATTTTTCGAGCTACACCGAAACTTACAATCAAAAAATGAAATTATTTTTATTATTCAGTTTATTTATATTACAGGGTAATGTGTATTGCCAAGAGGATTTATCTCTCAATAATTTTGATGAAAACTTTTTAAAAATATTAATTAATGAAAAAGTTTTTTATAATTACGAAAATAATAAGTATGAGTACATTGATGAAAACGGAGACAATTTAATTCAAAAATCAGAAGCCGAAAAAGTTACAGTATTGCATCTAACTAAATTAAAAATAAATACGTCTTCTTTAAAAGGCATAGAAAATTTTACAAACTTAGAATACTTATCTTTTGAGAATTTAGATATTACAGATTTA
The nucleotide sequence above comes from Flavobacterium magnum. Encoded proteins:
- a CDS encoding CHAT domain-containing protein → MIKIPLNRAIELLQQRLTEVDNPHVDLKALQSRIMQDIERIFGRGTTQSLSAISLETLHFDKPEKLEKCKTNFRQTIQGWIEYIKDFNLIEQEQVEISEQQYKEKYSDLLTRWNDLVPEYNELLKNYENIINKYDESLSEIKILQEKLTEKQYIPEMIKILFLGASPIDEVRLRVDEELRDIEHGLKLATLREQFELKSQWAITTKTLQQAMLDEAPTIVHFSGHGSTSGIAVEDSLGNAKLIENDALGSLFELFSDKIECVVLNSCHSESQAKEIAKHIPYVIGMKSSVNDKAAIAFAVGFYTALGAGKDIPFAFKMGTVAVKLEGISGSDLPILLG